From a single Aquincola tertiaricarbonis genomic region:
- a CDS encoding serine hydrolase domain-containing protein encodes MSKQLQATLDSILKSTVEDSPQVPGVVAMVTDRNGNVYEGAAGVRRLGAPAPMSTDTVFAIFSTTKAITATAALQLVESGQLDLDAPAARYAPAIGQLQVLESVDEQGNARTRPPKTQVTTRQLLTHTGGFGYDFFNENYKRLADAGKQPSVITATRAALQTPLLFDPGERWEYGSNIDWVGQVVEGITGQRLGEVFRQRIFAPLGIEDMTFEIDDRLRARVAGMHARHPDGRLEAMDFELPAKPEVHCGGHGLYGTVGEYMKFIRMWLNDGAGPHGRVLKPETVAMACQRHLDPKLKVTMLPGVIKTLSNDAEFFPGLPKAWSLPFMINEAPAPTGRPAGAQGWAGLANLFYWVDRESGIGGFWATQILPFGDPGSFMGYVNFETATYQAYR; translated from the coding sequence ATGAGCAAGCAGTTGCAGGCCACGCTGGACTCCATCTTGAAGAGCACGGTGGAAGACAGCCCCCAGGTGCCCGGCGTGGTGGCAATGGTCACCGACCGCAATGGCAATGTGTATGAGGGCGCGGCCGGCGTGCGCCGCCTGGGCGCACCGGCGCCGATGAGCACCGACACGGTGTTTGCCATCTTTTCCACCACCAAGGCCATCACCGCCACCGCCGCGCTGCAGCTGGTGGAAAGCGGCCAGCTGGACCTGGACGCACCGGCCGCGCGGTATGCGCCGGCCATCGGCCAGCTGCAGGTGCTGGAAAGCGTTGACGAGCAGGGCAACGCCCGCACGCGCCCGCCCAAGACGCAGGTGACCACCCGCCAGCTGCTGACGCACACCGGCGGCTTTGGCTACGACTTCTTCAACGAAAACTACAAGCGCCTGGCCGATGCGGGCAAGCAGCCCAGCGTGATCACCGCCACCCGCGCCGCGCTGCAAACGCCGCTGCTGTTCGACCCCGGTGAGCGCTGGGAATACGGCAGCAACATCGACTGGGTGGGCCAGGTGGTGGAAGGCATCACCGGCCAGCGCTTGGGCGAGGTGTTCCGCCAGCGCATCTTTGCGCCGCTGGGCATCGAGGACATGACCTTCGAGATCGACGACCGCCTGCGCGCCCGCGTGGCCGGCATGCATGCGCGCCACCCCGACGGCCGGCTGGAAGCGATGGACTTCGAGCTGCCCGCCAAGCCCGAAGTGCACTGCGGCGGTCACGGCCTCTATGGCACGGTGGGTGAGTACATGAAGTTCATCCGCATGTGGCTGAACGACGGGGCCGGCCCGCACGGCCGCGTGCTCAAGCCCGAGACGGTGGCCATGGCCTGCCAGCGCCACCTGGACCCCAAGCTGAAGGTGACGATGCTGCCCGGCGTGATCAAGACGCTGTCGAACGACGCGGAGTTTTTCCCCGGCCTGCCCAAGGCCTGGTCACTGCCCTTCATGATCAACGAAGCACCCGCCCCCACCGGCCGCCCGGCCGGCGCCCAAGGCTGGGCAGGCCTGGCCAACCTGTTCTATTGGGTCGACCGCGAAAGCGGCATCGGCGGCTTCTGGGCCACGCAGATCCTGCCCTTCGGCGACCCGGGCTCGTTCATGGGCTACGTCAACTTCGAGACGGCGACGTACCAGGCTTATCGCTGA